A genomic window from Candidatus Woesearchaeota archaeon includes:
- a CDS encoding glycosyltransferase: MDEKPIADVVFECSWEVCNKVGGINTVLKSKAGLMKERYAEYFMVGPYVEKNAQVELDEAEPPSFLKKAFAECSARGIRCYFGSWLIKGEPKVVLIDASALLSQKDSIKAKLWEEFHIDSLHSRWEFEEPMLWSWAVGVLLEAVERELVGKKVVVHCHEWLAGFALLYLRSVRSSIASVFTTHATMLGRALAGSGYDLYAMLDSINPQEWAQKVGVQDKFSAERAMASQADVFSTVSEITALEAERILGRRPEVLLLNGLELERFPTFEETSIRHATNREIIREFLSYYFFPYYTFDVEHTLMFFFVGRYEFRNKGIDVLIDALAKLNKKLQEEGGDRHIVVFFWVPMGTRGVKQEIVENKNFFNHLKESVARRLEKLLQRLVYDLASSGSDGKLVLEKDFIQELKRDLMHFRRVGNPPMITHHIDNEQNDPLLNSLLSKGLDNKQDDRVKVVVYPAYLDGSDSLLNLPYYDAITGCHLGVFPSSYEPWGYTPLETAACGVPSVTTDLAGFGRFVMKKVHGEEGGIYVVPRYKHSYDEAVQELFEILLRFARLNRSERVHEKIKAKSLSALADWRQFVNFYVQAHNVALQRHQG, from the coding sequence ATGGACGAGAAGCCAATTGCGGATGTGGTATTTGAGTGTTCGTGGGAAGTGTGCAATAAAGTTGGCGGTATTAACACCGTTCTTAAGAGCAAAGCTGGTTTGATGAAGGAGCGGTATGCTGAGTACTTCATGGTCGGCCCTTATGTTGAGAAGAACGCTCAAGTGGAGCTTGATGAGGCAGAACCGCCTTCTTTCTTGAAGAAGGCGTTTGCTGAGTGCTCGGCGCGAGGGATTCGGTGCTATTTTGGTTCCTGGCTCATAAAGGGAGAGCCGAAGGTGGTTCTCATTGACGCGTCAGCTCTTTTGTCGCAGAAGGACAGTATTAAGGCAAAGCTCTGGGAGGAGTTTCATATCGATTCGCTTCATTCCCGCTGGGAGTTTGAAGAGCCCATGTTGTGGTCGTGGGCGGTGGGGGTTTTGCTGGAAGCGGTTGAGCGGGAGTTGGTGGGGAAGAAGGTGGTTGTTCATTGCCACGAGTGGTTGGCAGGGTTTGCCTTGTTGTATTTGCGTTCGGTTCGGTCCAGTATCGCCTCGGTTTTCACGACGCACGCGACGATGTTGGGGAGGGCGCTTGCGGGGAGCGGGTATGATCTGTACGCAATGCTTGATTCCATTAATCCTCAGGAGTGGGCGCAAAAGGTGGGAGTGCAGGATAAGTTTTCTGCGGAGCGGGCAATGGCGTCGCAGGCCGACGTTTTTTCAACGGTTTCTGAGATTACTGCACTCGAGGCGGAGCGCATCTTGGGGAGGAGGCCTGAGGTGTTGTTGCTCAACGGGCTTGAGCTGGAACGGTTTCCAACGTTTGAGGAGACTTCGATTCGTCATGCAACGAACAGAGAAATCATTCGTGAGTTCTTGTCGTATTACTTCTTCCCCTACTACACGTTTGACGTGGAACATACCTTAATGTTTTTCTTTGTTGGGCGTTATGAGTTTCGCAATAAGGGGATTGATGTTTTGATTGACGCGCTTGCGAAGTTGAACAAGAAGCTTCAAGAAGAAGGTGGTGATCGTCATATTGTTGTTTTCTTCTGGGTTCCGATGGGGACGAGAGGGGTGAAGCAGGAGATTGTAGAGAACAAGAATTTTTTCAATCACTTGAAAGAGTCCGTGGCCCGTCGCTTGGAGAAGCTTTTGCAAAGGCTCGTGTACGATCTTGCTTCCTCAGGGAGTGATGGGAAGCTCGTGCTGGAGAAGGACTTCATTCAAGAGCTCAAGCGGGACTTGATGCATTTTAGGAGGGTGGGCAATCCGCCCATGATAACACATCATATTGATAATGAGCAAAATGATCCTTTGCTTAATTCTCTTCTAAGCAAGGGATTGGATAATAAGCAGGATGACAGGGTGAAAGTGGTAGTGTACCCCGCCTACCTTGACGGGAGTGATTCTTTGCTCAATCTTCCGTATTATGACGCCATTACCGGGTGTCATCTGGGCGTGTTTCCTTCTAGTTACGAGCCGTGGGGGTACACGCCGCTCGAGACGGCTGCTTGTGGCGTTCCTTCTGTCACGACAGACTTGGCGGGATTTGGCAGGTTCGTTATGAAGAAGGTGCATGGGGAGGAGGGGGGAATTTATGTCGTGCCCCGCTACAAGCACAGCTATGATGAGGCGGTGCAGGAGTTGTTCGAGATCTTGCTTCGTTTTGCGCGGCTCAACAGGAGTGAGCGGGTGCATGAGAAGATAAAGGCAAAGAGCCTGTCTGCTCTGGCGGATTGGCGGCAGTTCGTGAATTTTTATGTGCAGGCGCATAACGTTGCTCTGCAGAGGCATCAAGGATGA
- a CDS encoding DUF4931 domain-containing protein — protein MKENQLRKDYVLDDYVIIAERRGKRPHQFKKEPEQVSSAEHCPFCPGNEHMLPPIVEELPAKKDTKSGLPWLARVVPNKFAAVDTAVDARLKRSDPFAVHAGAYGKHEVVIETPEHGVELEDLDLEHLQAVLELYARRMRLIESMPHVRYTALFKNRGGEAGASISHAHAQLIGLNVFPPSVARLFGASYQYWIKNESCVFCDVIAKEKHSHRLVFINQSFVCIAPYASKFAFETWILPLRHVPAMDRLTKKEMGDLAHILRKVLRRIDTLGNPPYNIVFFNDEEQGLFHFHLRILPRLTKWAGFEHEVSIPINPVPPEVAAKFLRGHE, from the coding sequence ATGAAGGAGAATCAGTTGCGTAAGGATTACGTGCTTGACGATTACGTTATTATTGCAGAGCGTCGAGGAAAGAGGCCTCATCAGTTCAAAAAAGAGCCAGAGCAGGTTTCGAGTGCTGAACATTGCCCTTTTTGCCCTGGCAACGAGCACATGCTTCCTCCTATTGTTGAGGAGTTGCCGGCGAAGAAGGACACAAAGAGTGGTTTGCCTTGGCTTGCAAGAGTCGTTCCTAACAAGTTCGCCGCTGTTGACACCGCTGTTGATGCGCGCTTGAAGCGTTCAGACCCGTTCGCCGTGCATGCAGGGGCGTATGGGAAGCACGAGGTTGTCATTGAAACGCCTGAACACGGGGTTGAACTTGAGGATTTGGATTTGGAGCATTTGCAAGCCGTCTTGGAGCTTTACGCGAGAAGAATGCGCTTGATTGAGTCAATGCCTCACGTTCGTTACACGGCTTTGTTCAAGAATAGGGGAGGGGAAGCAGGAGCTTCGATTTCGCATGCTCACGCCCAGCTCATTGGTTTGAACGTGTTTCCGCCGTCGGTTGCGAGGTTGTTTGGCGCTTCGTATCAGTATTGGATCAAGAACGAGTCTTGTGTGTTTTGCGACGTCATTGCGAAGGAAAAGCACAGTCATCGGTTGGTGTTTATCAATCAGAGTTTTGTGTGTATTGCGCCGTATGCCTCAAAGTTCGCGTTTGAAACGTGGATACTTCCGTTGCGCCACGTTCCTGCCATGGACAGGTTGACCAAGAAAGAAATGGGTGATTTGGCGCACATACTGAGGAAAGTTCTTCGAAGGATTGACACCTTGGGCAACCCGCCTTACAACATCGTCTTCTTCAACGATGAAGAGCAAGGATTGTTTCATTTCCACTTGCGCATTCTTCCTCGGTTGACGAAGTGGGCAGGGTTTGAGCATGAAGTGAGCATTCCTATCAATCCGGTCCCGCCTGAAGTGGCGGCGAAGTTTTTGCGAGGGCACGAGTGA